The following is a genomic window from Streptomyces lincolnensis.
GAAACGGGTGAGGACGGTGCGCAGTGGCCGCCCCGGCGACTCCGTCGCCTACGACTCCACCGGCACGGCCATGGCCCTGCGCCCCGACGGGGACCGGCTGGTGACCCAGGACGGGCTGGTCGCCGATCTCGGCGCCGGACGCGTGGAACCCCGCGTGCTCGGCGAGGACATGCTCCGGACGGCGGCTTTCAGCCCGGACGGCACCCGTCTGGCGGTGGGCGACATCCTGGGCCGGGTCACCCTGTGGGACGGGTCGGCGCGCACCCGCCTGGGTGTGCTGGACGGATCCGCCTCCGATGCCGGGGCCGAGCTGACGGGCGGAGTGACCGCGCTGGCCTTCTCCCACGACAGCCGCACCCTCGCGGTCGCGGACTCGGAGGGCACCGTGCGGCTCTGGGACGTCTCCTCGCAACGGCTCCTCGGCACCGCCCTGCCGACCCCGGGCGACCAGGCGCTGGCGCTGGCCTTCGGCCCGGGCGACGGCACGCTGTACGCCTCCGGCACCCACATCGCCGTACAGAAGTACGACCTCGCGCCGGACCATCTCGTCGCCCAGGTCTGCGCCCGCGCCGGCTCCGGCCTGTCCCGCGCCGACTGGCGGACGTACCTCCCGGACATCCCGTACCGCCGGACCTGCTGACGCGCCGAGCCACCGAGCCACGTACCGGCGAACTCGCCGATCCCCGGCGCCGGGACACGTCCCCCGCATACGGTGTCGCCGTGTCCTCCTCCGACTCCGGTTCCGACTCCGTCGACTCCGGCGAACCCCGTCCCTTCCGCTCCGCTGCCGACCTCGACGCCTGGCTGAGCGCCCACCCCGCGCCGTACCCGGGGCTGTGGGTGAAGGTCGCGAAGAAGGGCTCGGGTCTGCCCTCCGTGACCGCCGCCGAGGTCAACGACGTGGCCCTGTGCCACGGCTGGATCACCGGGCATCGCAAGAGCCTGGACGCCGTGCACTACCTCCAGCGGATCACCCCGCGCCGGCCCGGCAGCCTCTGGTCGATGGTCAACGTGCGCCGCGTGGAGGAACTGACCGCCGCCGGCCGTATGCGCCCCGCGGGTCTCGCGGAGGTGGCCGCGGCGAAGGCGGACGGGCGGTGGGAGAAGGCGTACGCGTCACAGCGTGAGGCCGCGGTTCCCGACGACCTGGCCGCCGCGCTGGAGCGGGACCCGGCGGCCCGGGCGGCCTTCGAACGCCTCGGGAGAACGGACCGCTACCTGCTCGCGCTCCCTCTCCTGCGGGCCCGTACCCCGCGGAGCCGGGCGGAGCGGCTGTCGGCCGCGCTCACCCGGCTGACCCGGGACCCACCGCCGTGAACGGCGTGGGCTCAGGCGTTCTTGATCGCGGAGATGTCGAAGCTCAGCTTGATCTTGTCGGAGATCAGGACGCCGCCCGTCTCCAGGGTCGCGTTCCAGGTCAGGCCCCAGTCGGAGCGCTTGATCTCCGCCTTGCCCTCGAAGCCGACGCGCTCGTTGCCGAAGGGGTCCTTGGCGGAACCGTTGAACTCCAGGTCGATGCTGATCGGCCGGGTGGTGCCGAGGATGGTCAGGTCACCGGTGATCCGGTAGTCCTCGTCCCCGAGCGCCTCCGCCTTGGTGGAGCGGAAGGTCATCGTCGGGAACTCCTCGATCTTGAAGAACTCCGCGCTCTTGAGGTGCCCGTCACGGTCCGCCGACCCGGTGTCGATGCTGTCCATCTTGACGTCGATGGAGGCCGTCGACGCGGCCGGGTCGCCGCCGTCCAGGTGCAGCGAGCCGCTGAAGTCGACGAACTTGCCCTTCACGTTGGTCACCATGGCGTGGCGGACGGTGAAGCCGATCGTGGAGTGGGCGGTGTCGATCGTGTAGTCGCCGGTCAGTGCGGTCAGGTCGGTGTTCGCCATGGCGTGCTCCCAGAAGTGAGGATGTTGAACGTTGAACTATCTAACGGAAACGACGGTAGGCCTATTCCATTCAACTTTCAACATCATTGACGAAGTATCGGCGGGAGAGCCGACGGGAGAGCCGACGAAGGTGTCGGCGGGAGCACCGGCGTGAGCCGCCCCAGCCGCCGAGCCGTCCTGCTCACGGCGGCCCTCCTGGCCACCGTCGCCCCCACCCGACGCGACGACCCGGCCGATCCGGCCGACCCCTACGACACGCTCCGCCGCCGCTGGCTCGACATCGCCCTCGGCACCGGCTACGACCCCGCCGCCGAGCCCTACGCCTCCCGCCTCGCCGAGACCGGCCGACTCGCCCGCGGCTTCCGCGCGAGCATGACCCCGACCGCCACCTCCCTGTGGCCCGGCCAGCCCTACGACCCGCCCGCCGGCATCACCCAGAGCTACGGCCGCCTGTGGACCATGACCAGGGCCTACGTCTGCCCGGGCACCGGCTCGACCGGCGACGAGACGCTCCTCGCCGCCACCCTGCGCGGCCTCGACCACCTCTCCGCGACCGTCTACAACCCCGGCACCACCCGCTACGGCAACTGGTGGGAATGGCAGATCGGCAGCCCCCGTCCGCTCATGGACATCACGGCCGCCCTGTACGACCACCTCGCCGACGCCCAGCGGGCCGCCGCCTGCGCCGCCGTCGACCACTTCATCCCCGACGGCATGCTCACCGACTACTCCGGCACCTCCACCGGCGCCAACCGCGTCGACCTGTGCCGCTCGGTCGCCGTGCGGGGGATCGTCGGCCG
Proteins encoded in this region:
- a CDS encoding YdeI/OmpD-associated family protein, producing MSSSDSGSDSVDSGEPRPFRSAADLDAWLSAHPAPYPGLWVKVAKKGSGLPSVTAAEVNDVALCHGWITGHRKSLDAVHYLQRITPRRPGSLWSMVNVRRVEELTAAGRMRPAGLAEVAAAKADGRWEKAYASQREAAVPDDLAAALERDPAARAAFERLGRTDRYLLALPLLRARTPRSRAERLSAALTRLTRDPPP
- a CDS encoding YceI family protein produces the protein MANTDLTALTGDYTIDTAHSTIGFTVRHAMVTNVKGKFVDFSGSLHLDGGDPAASTASIDVKMDSIDTGSADRDGHLKSAEFFKIEEFPTMTFRSTKAEALGDEDYRITGDLTILGTTRPISIDLEFNGSAKDPFGNERVGFEGKAEIKRSDWGLTWNATLETGGVLISDKIKLSFDISAIKNA